One segment of Rhodopirellula baltica SH 1 DNA contains the following:
- a CDS encoding phosphatase PAP2 family protein codes for MNRIESPREIQPRENQTFTKSSTTNDAVTLYRPVTLLYMAAMTMMLVPMMTLVDVNIASYFRTEPLPAELDSALELSLVLSHGYGVFVILLAILLMAPKRRWHLPRLATLAMGGGAIATIAKMFVIRPRPSNLNLNHAGHDSAWLWAFDWDLSEVASFDAAMRAFPSGHVVTATAMLIGLWVVVPRGRVLFAMIWMGVLINRVNTSSHFASDVCGGVAFGLFWSYVCFHPRLLGNLFDKMVPELGRRTRVDTSHSTEAIATHDADSSTRLPSFPMHASPIHASHMSATEQYEAIQSTMSPQHASQSRPINSNEGDSNDGNRSEEQKPHQLDYRQQNHGQQEYGDAGERAA; via the coding sequence GTGAACCGAATCGAATCGCCTCGCGAAATTCAACCTCGCGAAAACCAAACGTTCACCAAATCCAGTACGACCAACGATGCGGTCACGCTGTATCGTCCCGTGACGCTGCTTTACATGGCAGCGATGACGATGATGCTGGTGCCGATGATGACGTTGGTGGATGTGAACATCGCATCGTATTTCCGCACCGAACCGTTGCCAGCGGAGTTGGATTCTGCACTCGAACTTTCGCTGGTGCTATCGCATGGCTACGGCGTCTTTGTGATCTTGCTGGCGATTCTGCTAATGGCACCGAAACGGCGCTGGCACCTACCACGCCTTGCCACACTCGCCATGGGTGGCGGAGCCATCGCAACGATCGCCAAGATGTTTGTGATCCGGCCTCGCCCCAGCAACCTCAATCTGAATCACGCCGGACACGATTCGGCTTGGCTTTGGGCATTTGATTGGGACCTCAGTGAAGTGGCATCGTTCGATGCCGCGATGCGAGCCTTTCCAAGTGGTCACGTTGTGACCGCGACAGCCATGCTGATTGGTTTGTGGGTGGTCGTTCCCCGCGGTCGCGTTCTGTTCGCGATGATCTGGATGGGTGTGCTGATCAATCGGGTCAACACGAGTTCTCACTTCGCCAGCGATGTGTGTGGCGGCGTCGCGTTTGGGCTGTTTTGGTCCTATGTCTGCTTCCACCCGCGATTGTTGGGCAACTTGTTTGACAAGATGGTGCCTGAGCTTGGCCGAAGAACTCGCGTTGATACCAGCCATTCAACAGAAGCAATCGCAACGCATGATGCCGACTCATCGACACGGTTGCCTTCGTTCCCGATGCATGCTTCGCCGATTCACGCATCGCACATGAGCGCAACGGAACAATACGAAGCGATCCAGTCAACGATGTCACCGCAACATGCTTCGCAATCACGTCCGATCAATTCGAACGAAGGCGATTCGAACGATGGTAATCGAAGCGAGGAGCAGAAGCCTCATCAACTAGATTACCGTCAACAGAATCACGGCCAGCAAGAATACGGCGACGCGGGCGAACGGGCGGCTTAG
- a CDS encoding DUF502 domain-containing protein: MKQHVQKHFSFLRTTAIGGIFFLLPLLVVCVLLGQLVQVIYAVAIALLPFLRDYTPFHDTTGYLLVFGIATLLLILACFVSGIMARRSIARQFTRFIEKYLLMLFPRYAIFKEQLSGNIGGDVAKNRLRPVVVQLEGFTQLAFEVERYRGSDIANDPMGVTLYLPGSPDPWNGKVVMVEASRVQRIDAPFGDVVGTFEQLGTDTQKWARANALAVEKEEA; encoded by the coding sequence ATGAAACAGCACGTTCAAAAACATTTTTCGTTTCTTCGCACGACCGCGATCGGCGGAATCTTCTTCTTGCTGCCGTTGCTGGTGGTGTGCGTGTTACTCGGGCAGTTGGTTCAGGTCATCTACGCGGTGGCCATCGCGTTGTTGCCGTTCTTGCGTGATTACACGCCGTTTCATGACACAACGGGATACCTGTTGGTCTTCGGCATCGCAACGCTGTTGTTAATCTTGGCGTGTTTCGTCTCGGGCATCATGGCTCGCCGATCGATCGCGAGACAGTTCACTCGTTTCATCGAGAAGTATCTGTTGATGCTGTTTCCTCGTTACGCGATTTTCAAGGAACAGCTCAGCGGCAACATTGGTGGCGATGTTGCGAAAAACCGATTGCGTCCGGTTGTGGTTCAGTTGGAAGGGTTTACGCAGTTGGCGTTCGAGGTGGAACGGTATCGCGGGTCTGACATTGCCAACGATCCGATGGGAGTGACGTTGTATTTGCCGGGATCACCGGATCCATGGAACGGAAAAGTCGTGATGGTCGAAGCATCTCGAGTCCAGCGGATTGACGCACCGTTCGGCGATGTGGTCGGGACTTTCGAACAATTGGGCACCGACACTCAGAAGTGGGCTCGCGCCAATGCTTTGGCGGTTGAAAAGGAAGAAGCCTAG
- a CDS encoding ROK family protein produces the protein MTTDSRHYWGIDIGGTSIKCGLVNSAGETVAFEQVPTLEAEGPQAAVDRLATMIREVETRTKTIGNVPRIGMGAPGPMDLPRGMLVAPPQLPSWWEFPLCQRLTEATGRPISFLNDANAAAYGEFWLGSGAQGSSMILLTLGTGVGGGIIVEDQLVNGVNSFGSECGHIIVDPSPDAQLCAWGGGRGQLEAYASASGVVMRTRHRLAEYPKSLLRPFVGENSSQLTAKRIWEAATEGDDFANLIIDETAHWLGIGVTNLVHTLDPGHVALGGAMNFGGSECEIGRRFLAGVAEEFRQRTFPNVFEGTTISFATLGHEAGYLGAAGYARKQDS, from the coding sequence ATGACAACCGATTCACGTCATTACTGGGGCATCGACATTGGCGGCACCAGCATCAAGTGCGGACTGGTCAATTCAGCTGGCGAGACCGTCGCGTTTGAACAAGTCCCCACGTTGGAAGCCGAAGGTCCCCAAGCGGCGGTCGACCGATTGGCCACGATGATTCGTGAAGTCGAAACGCGGACGAAAACCATCGGCAATGTGCCGCGAATCGGGATGGGGGCCCCCGGGCCGATGGATTTGCCTCGTGGGATGTTGGTGGCCCCGCCCCAGTTGCCTTCGTGGTGGGAGTTTCCATTGTGTCAAAGGCTGACCGAGGCAACCGGTCGCCCGATTTCGTTTTTGAATGATGCCAATGCCGCCGCGTACGGCGAGTTTTGGCTGGGCAGCGGCGCTCAGGGATCGTCGATGATTCTGTTGACGCTGGGGACCGGCGTCGGTGGCGGAATCATCGTGGAAGACCAATTGGTCAACGGTGTGAACAGTTTCGGCAGTGAGTGCGGGCACATCATCGTTGACCCATCGCCGGACGCTCAGCTTTGTGCGTGGGGCGGCGGTCGTGGGCAATTGGAAGCCTATGCCTCGGCCAGCGGGGTGGTCATGCGAACGCGACACCGGTTGGCAGAGTACCCAAAATCGCTGCTGCGGCCGTTTGTCGGCGAGAACAGTTCCCAATTGACCGCCAAACGGATTTGGGAAGCGGCGACGGAGGGTGACGATTTCGCGAATTTGATCATCGACGAAACGGCTCATTGGCTGGGAATTGGCGTCACCAACTTGGTTCACACGCTGGACCCCGGACACGTCGCTCTGGGTGGGGCGATGAATTTTGGCGGGTCGGAGTGTGAGATCGGGCGTCGTTTTTTAGCGGGCGTGGCCGAAGAATTTCGACAACGGACCTTCCCGAATGTCTTCGAGGGAACGACCATTTCGTTTGCGACACTCGGACACGAAGCCGGTTATTTGGGCGCCGCCGGGTATGCTCGCAAGCAAGATTCCTGA
- the lepA gene encoding translation elongation factor 4: MASKSSRSQEHIRNFCIIAHIDHGKSTLADRLLESTGTVDNRGKKTQMLDDLALEQQRGITIKARAVAMRYKRDGIEYELNLIDTPGHVDFQYEVSRSLACCEGALLLVDAFQGVEAQTVANAFAAMEHDLTIVPVINKIDLIHARPDEVAEEMMNSLGTDPDECKRVSAKTGEGVAALLDAIVDSVPAPTGDPKAVLQAMVFDSNYDDFRGAITYIRVMQGTVRKGQKIKFLRAGSVHDVVELGQFAPSRVPCDELVAGQVGYLICNIKSLGDVHIGDTISIAGNDPAPALPGYDRPKRMVYCGLFPSDGQDFSELRDALERLAVNDPSFEFEPETSDALGFGFRCGFLGLLHMEIVQQRLEQESDIDLVQTAPNVTYEITDKRGVTKNIHKPQDVPDPGDIEKFCQPIVRCNVIVPEEYIGPVMKLCQERRGIQKGHEVLGASRAMLTYDIPLAEVIYDLHDRIKSCTRGYGTLDYEMVGYEEADLCRLDILVNGNRVDALSVVCHRADADRRGRAVAKKLKSEIERHMFEVAVQAAIGSRVIARETVPAMRKNVTAKCYGGDITRKRKLLQKQKEGKKRMKAVGNVEISQKAFMAVLTDGE, encoded by the coding sequence ATGGCATCGAAATCCTCTCGTTCGCAAGAACACATTCGCAACTTCTGCATCATCGCTCACATCGACCACGGCAAAAGCACGTTGGCCGATCGTTTGTTGGAGAGCACCGGAACGGTTGATAACCGCGGGAAGAAGACGCAAATGCTGGATGACTTGGCGTTGGAACAACAACGCGGAATCACCATCAAAGCTCGCGCCGTGGCCATGCGATACAAACGCGATGGTATCGAATACGAATTGAATCTGATCGACACGCCCGGCCACGTCGACTTTCAATACGAAGTTTCACGCTCGCTGGCGTGTTGCGAAGGTGCATTGTTGCTGGTCGATGCTTTTCAAGGTGTGGAAGCACAAACCGTCGCCAACGCTTTCGCGGCAATGGAGCACGACCTGACGATTGTTCCGGTGATCAACAAAATCGATCTGATCCACGCCCGTCCTGATGAAGTGGCCGAGGAGATGATGAATTCGTTGGGAACCGATCCAGACGAATGTAAACGCGTCAGTGCAAAAACCGGCGAAGGCGTCGCCGCATTGTTGGATGCGATCGTGGATTCGGTCCCGGCACCGACTGGCGATCCAAAGGCGGTGCTTCAGGCGATGGTTTTTGATTCCAACTACGACGATTTTCGTGGTGCGATCACCTACATTCGCGTCATGCAGGGAACGGTTCGAAAGGGCCAGAAGATCAAGTTCCTGCGAGCGGGGTCCGTTCACGATGTTGTGGAATTGGGCCAGTTTGCTCCCAGTCGCGTTCCTTGCGACGAATTGGTCGCTGGCCAAGTGGGCTATTTGATTTGCAACATCAAGAGCCTTGGCGATGTGCACATCGGGGACACGATCAGCATCGCGGGCAACGATCCCGCACCGGCGTTGCCCGGTTATGACCGTCCAAAACGCATGGTTTATTGCGGATTGTTCCCCAGCGACGGGCAGGATTTCAGTGAACTGCGCGATGCGTTGGAACGATTGGCGGTCAACGATCCGAGTTTTGAGTTTGAGCCTGAAACGAGTGACGCGCTCGGATTTGGTTTCCGGTGCGGTTTTCTCGGCTTGCTGCACATGGAAATCGTCCAGCAGCGATTGGAGCAGGAATCCGATATCGATCTGGTCCAAACCGCCCCCAACGTGACCTACGAGATCACTGACAAACGAGGCGTGACGAAGAACATTCACAAGCCGCAAGATGTTCCCGACCCCGGTGACATCGAGAAGTTCTGTCAGCCGATCGTGCGTTGCAACGTCATCGTGCCTGAGGAATACATCGGCCCGGTTATGAAGCTGTGCCAGGAACGACGTGGCATCCAAAAGGGCCACGAGGTGCTGGGGGCTTCGCGAGCGATGCTGACGTATGACATTCCGCTGGCGGAAGTGATCTACGACTTGCACGATCGGATCAAGAGCTGCACGCGTGGCTATGGGACGCTGGATTACGAGATGGTCGGTTATGAAGAAGCGGACCTGTGCCGGTTGGATATTCTGGTTAACGGCAACCGAGTCGACGCGTTGTCGGTCGTTTGTCACCGAGCCGACGCGGACCGTCGCGGGCGTGCGGTGGCGAAGAAATTGAAATCGGAGATCGAACGTCATATGTTCGAGGTGGCTGTTCAAGCAGCGATCGGAAGCCGCGTGATTGCTCGTGAAACCGTGCCTGCGATGCGAAAGAACGTGACCGCGAAGTGTTACGGCGGTGACATCACGCGAAAACGCAAGTTGCTGCAGAAGCAAAAGGAAGGCAAGAAACGAATGAAGGCGGTCGGCAACGTTGAGATCAGCCAAAAGGCGTTCATGGCGGTTCTGACTGACGGCGAATGA
- a CDS encoding polyprenol monophosphomannose synthase, with amino-acid sequence MLVGICTYNEAANVQTMLTKIRAALPNAVCLVVDDDSPDGTAEIARRYAEESGASDSVLVKIRKDERGLGGAIRAAMQTAIDGKYDLFCNMDADLSHDPTDLPRLVSTCLKENADVVVGSRYIEGGAIVGWPWRRKVMSGLINGFTRKMLRLPVRDASGSYRCYRVGCLAGLDPPRNPSDGYAFIQEVLLRLHRDGAKCVEVPITFTERVHGTSKLNFREAIRSSLTVFRLLAAR; translated from the coding sequence ATCTTAGTTGGGATCTGCACCTACAACGAAGCCGCCAACGTTCAGACGATGTTGACGAAGATTCGTGCGGCTTTGCCAAACGCGGTGTGTTTGGTCGTCGATGACGATTCGCCCGATGGAACCGCGGAGATCGCGCGACGGTATGCGGAGGAATCCGGTGCCAGCGATTCGGTGCTGGTGAAAATCCGCAAGGACGAACGCGGATTGGGTGGCGCGATCCGTGCCGCGATGCAAACCGCGATTGATGGGAAGTACGATTTGTTCTGCAACATGGACGCAGATCTCAGTCACGACCCGACGGATCTGCCTCGGTTGGTTTCGACTTGCCTGAAAGAGAACGCCGACGTGGTCGTTGGATCACGTTACATCGAAGGCGGCGCGATCGTCGGTTGGCCTTGGCGTCGCAAAGTGATGAGCGGTTTGATCAACGGGTTCACGCGAAAGATGTTGCGGTTGCCGGTTCGTGATGCCAGCGGTTCCTATCGTTGTTATCGCGTGGGTTGTTTGGCCGGGTTGGATCCGCCTCGTAATCCGAGTGACGGGTACGCATTTATCCAGGAAGTCTTGCTGCGGCTGCATCGTGATGGAGCCAAGTGCGTGGAAGTTCCAATCACGTTCACTGAACGCGTGCATGGAACCAGCAAACTGAATTTTCGCGAAGCAATTCGAAGCAGTTTGACGGTGTTCCGATTGTTGGCAGCTCGGTAG
- a CDS encoding flavin monoamine oxidase family protein, with the protein MNSQARRLRYTRRDLLSSVLGAGALACVGCDSLSSKWSGALPFSGSMLTPNREIGHWLRVPDTERFPSKSDDIRRHASCIIVGCGAAGLSAGYELLKSGIDDFLILELESSPGGTSKSTQYKSDSFGSLRAPWGAHYLPLPGTHNEPLRSFLEDCGVLDQNGEPAEQMLCRDPEERVWANGQWQYGLLPLSDASSQDISQIERFQKEMSEYAQQTDASGKPWFVLPTSQASDDPECLSLDQLSMMQWMQSREFDSPRLLWLVDHSCRDDYGLRADQTSAWAGIFYFASRLLKPSSSAESAPVLTWPEGNGFLIDQLAQRVGDRVEKNQAVLSIRLNEDGVHTLHSFDTQTQKQVNFTADSVILAVPQFIASQLLPDSLGDIKQKRIEAARSFQYGSWLVANVALKDRPKETQPAMCWDNVRYQSDSLGYVNAGHQTGRDHGGTVLTWYQALTTDNAAITRTELLNLTWQEAAEVVCSDLEVMHADIRNQIETLDVMVWGHAMIQPIVGSRSNPMRARASDSIGNIHFAASDLSGVALFEEAFDHGRRAAQAVAQSKVRRKST; encoded by the coding sequence ATGAATTCTCAGGCCCGAAGACTTCGCTACACCCGGCGAGATTTGCTGTCTTCGGTGCTCGGTGCCGGTGCCCTCGCCTGCGTCGGTTGCGATTCACTGTCATCGAAGTGGTCGGGTGCTCTGCCTTTTTCAGGCTCGATGCTCACGCCGAACCGCGAAATCGGCCATTGGTTGCGAGTTCCCGATACCGAACGATTCCCTTCTAAATCAGACGACATTCGTCGCCACGCCAGTTGCATCATCGTTGGCTGCGGAGCCGCTGGTTTGTCCGCTGGCTATGAACTGTTGAAGTCTGGCATCGACGATTTCCTGATCCTTGAACTGGAATCGTCGCCCGGCGGAACTTCAAAAAGCACTCAGTACAAATCCGACTCGTTTGGATCACTGCGTGCCCCGTGGGGAGCACACTACTTGCCGCTTCCCGGTACTCACAACGAACCGCTGCGATCCTTCTTGGAAGACTGCGGAGTTCTCGATCAAAACGGAGAGCCCGCCGAGCAAATGCTTTGTCGCGATCCTGAAGAAAGGGTTTGGGCAAACGGCCAGTGGCAATACGGTTTGCTACCACTGAGTGATGCGAGCAGCCAGGACATCTCGCAGATTGAACGCTTTCAGAAGGAGATGTCAGAATATGCACAGCAAACAGATGCAAGCGGCAAACCTTGGTTCGTACTTCCAACTTCGCAAGCAAGCGACGATCCCGAGTGTCTGTCACTCGATCAGCTTTCGATGATGCAGTGGATGCAATCTCGCGAATTTGATTCGCCGCGATTGCTTTGGTTGGTCGACCACTCGTGTCGGGATGACTATGGACTGCGTGCCGACCAAACCAGTGCGTGGGCGGGAATTTTCTATTTTGCCTCGCGGCTTCTCAAGCCATCCAGTTCGGCCGAGTCCGCTCCCGTTTTGACTTGGCCCGAAGGCAACGGTTTCCTAATCGATCAATTGGCACAACGCGTTGGCGATCGCGTTGAAAAGAACCAAGCAGTTCTTTCGATCCGCCTGAACGAAGACGGCGTCCACACGTTGCATTCCTTCGACACGCAAACCCAGAAGCAAGTGAACTTCACCGCCGACTCGGTCATCCTCGCCGTCCCACAATTCATTGCGTCTCAGTTGTTACCCGACTCACTCGGTGACATCAAACAGAAGCGAATCGAGGCGGCTCGGTCGTTTCAATACGGAAGTTGGTTGGTTGCGAACGTTGCGCTCAAGGATCGACCGAAAGAAACTCAGCCAGCGATGTGCTGGGACAACGTTCGCTATCAGTCCGACTCTTTGGGCTATGTCAACGCGGGACATCAAACCGGTCGCGACCACGGTGGAACGGTGCTGACTTGGTACCAAGCTCTCACCACCGACAACGCCGCGATCACTCGCACCGAACTGTTGAACCTGACGTGGCAAGAAGCCGCTGAGGTCGTTTGCAGTGATCTCGAAGTCATGCACGCTGACATCCGCAATCAAATCGAGACGTTGGATGTCATGGTGTGGGGACATGCCATGATCCAGCCGATCGTTGGCAGCCGCTCCAACCCGATGCGGGCGCGAGCCAGCGATTCCATTGGCAACATCCATTTTGCTGCGTCGGATCTAAGCGGTGTTGCTTTGTTCGAAGAAGCCTTCGACCACGGCCGACGAGCCGCCCAAGCCGTCGCTCAAAGCAAAGTGCGACGAAAATCCACGTAG
- a CDS encoding calcium/sodium antiporter, with protein MNGIIALQILGGVLLLLIGGEWVVRGASRLAIAAKLSPLFVGLTVVSLGTSAPEMAVSFATALRGQADITIGNVVGSNLFNMLMIVGFSALFAPLPVDRQITRFDVPVMIAATIAMLVASLNGIIGRFDGIVLILIMIGYFAISYRLGKKSGSQPISDDLLTPEIVEEAAETLGRRVAVIVWQLILLSAGVAALVFGCDLFVDGAVSMARILGVSELVIGLTIVSAGTSLPELVTSVAATIKGERGIAIGNAVGSTTLNIVAVLGITSVIAPSGLNVADEILRLDMPLMVIAAMLSWILYRTGRTIVRWEGVLMIVIYCSYVGYLLKTNGAFG; from the coding sequence ATGAATGGCATCATTGCACTCCAGATTCTCGGCGGCGTCCTCCTTCTTTTGATCGGAGGCGAGTGGGTTGTTCGCGGTGCGTCCCGTTTGGCGATCGCGGCAAAGCTCAGTCCCCTGTTCGTGGGCCTGACCGTGGTTTCGCTCGGAACGAGCGCCCCTGAAATGGCCGTTTCGTTCGCAACCGCTCTGCGCGGCCAAGCCGACATCACGATCGGTAACGTCGTCGGCAGCAATCTGTTCAACATGTTGATGATTGTCGGCTTCAGTGCTCTGTTCGCACCGCTGCCGGTCGATCGACAGATCACTCGCTTTGACGTTCCCGTGATGATCGCCGCGACCATCGCGATGCTGGTCGCATCCTTGAACGGAATCATTGGACGCTTCGATGGAATCGTGTTGATTCTGATCATGATTGGCTACTTCGCAATTTCGTACCGACTGGGAAAGAAGTCGGGGAGTCAACCAATCAGCGACGACCTGCTGACACCAGAGATTGTCGAAGAGGCCGCTGAGACCTTGGGTCGCCGGGTTGCCGTCATCGTTTGGCAATTGATCCTGCTGAGTGCCGGTGTCGCCGCCTTGGTCTTCGGATGCGACTTGTTCGTCGACGGGGCCGTCTCGATGGCACGTATTCTCGGCGTTTCGGAATTGGTTATCGGTCTCACGATCGTGTCTGCGGGAACTTCGCTTCCTGAACTGGTCACTTCCGTTGCCGCAACCATCAAAGGTGAACGCGGAATCGCGATTGGCAACGCCGTTGGCAGCACCACGTTGAACATCGTTGCGGTCCTCGGCATCACCTCCGTCATCGCCCCGAGCGGGTTGAACGTTGCCGACGAAATCCTGCGACTGGACATGCCTTTGATGGTGATCGCCGCGATGCTCAGTTGGATTCTGTACCGGACCGGTCGAACGATCGTTCGCTGGGAAGGCGTACTGATGATTGTGATCTACTGCAGCTATGTCGGTTACCTATTGAAAACCAACGGAGCTTTCGGATGA
- a CDS encoding membrane or secreted protein, whose amino-acid sequence MRNSSLRVCSLAGVSSLVLLAGLSAGCRGRGVLPAPGTMNQQQARAIVHDPYPLTDIGPNDQGSRPPSYQQPLPGPVRNRLSADAMPWLGR is encoded by the coding sequence ATGCGCAACTCCTCCCTGCGCGTATGCTCGCTCGCTGGCGTGTCTTCGCTGGTTCTTCTCGCTGGCCTGTCCGCTGGTTGCCGCGGTCGCGGTGTGTTGCCTGCACCGGGAACCATGAACCAACAACAAGCTCGCGCGATCGTGCACGATCCCTATCCGCTGACTGATATCGGCCCGAACGACCAAGGAAGCCGGCCGCCCAGCTATCAGCAACCGCTGCCGGGACCGGTCCGAAACCGCCTGAGTGCCGACGCGATGCCCTGGTTGGGTCGATAA
- a CDS encoding Fe-S oxidoreductase translates to MFTNPSPQEVLVSREDATVVDLERRNRDASRPNSVFVELEAANRRRGQRSEMTQVLTLLLASSECSLRCTMCDLWRNTLSEPTPAGALPEQIRFGLRYWREQTGRKSGGTIKLYNSGNFFDPRTTPSVDDDEFLRLCEPFDRVVVENHPLIGTRRLFEFGKRLRGKLEIAVGLESIAPRMLDRLNKRLRPGQFFQFAQQLKEASFDLRVFLIHGLPWLAPMESYAWTIASARFAAAAGARHISLLPCRTGNGFMDRLANEGIFRPPTRNQMQVVMDALENDSRFDHGPVLTLDTWGLEPEPIELNQSVPAKTKSDATQDA, encoded by the coding sequence TTGTTTACCAACCCCTCACCACAAGAAGTGCTGGTATCGCGAGAAGACGCGACGGTTGTTGATTTGGAACGTCGCAACCGGGATGCCAGTCGACCCAATTCTGTCTTCGTGGAACTGGAAGCTGCTAATCGCCGTCGTGGTCAGCGATCGGAGATGACTCAGGTGCTGACATTGTTGCTTGCTTCGTCGGAATGTTCACTGCGATGCACCATGTGTGATTTGTGGCGGAACACGCTGAGTGAACCAACCCCAGCGGGGGCACTGCCCGAGCAGATCCGATTTGGTTTGCGGTACTGGCGAGAGCAAACCGGTCGCAAATCGGGCGGAACGATCAAGCTTTACAACAGCGGCAATTTTTTCGACCCGCGAACGACGCCGTCAGTGGACGACGATGAGTTCCTCCGTTTGTGTGAACCGTTTGATCGCGTGGTGGTTGAGAACCATCCGCTGATTGGAACACGACGTTTGTTTGAGTTCGGGAAACGTTTGCGAGGGAAACTGGAAATTGCAGTCGGACTGGAATCCATCGCGCCGCGGATGTTGGATCGATTGAACAAACGACTTCGCCCAGGGCAATTTTTTCAATTTGCTCAACAGCTGAAAGAAGCGTCCTTCGATCTGCGTGTGTTCTTGATTCATGGGCTGCCGTGGTTGGCTCCCATGGAATCGTATGCATGGACCATCGCTTCGGCACGGTTTGCTGCCGCGGCGGGAGCTCGTCATATCAGTTTGTTGCCGTGTCGAACGGGCAACGGTTTCATGGACCGGTTGGCCAATGAAGGCATCTTTCGTCCGCCGACTCGAAACCAGATGCAGGTCGTGATGGATGCTCTCGAAAACGATTCGCGATTTGATCACGGACCCGTGTTGACTCTGGACACGTGGGGATTGGAACCGGAACCAATCGAATTGAACCAAAGCGTGCCCGCGAAAACGAAGAGTGATGCGACGCAAGATGCCTGA
- a CDS encoding NAD(P)/FAD-dependent oxidoreductase: protein MPDSSTEYDVAILGGGFSGGLLAWVLAARGMRVLLVERERFGRFAIGESSTPMADLVLRQLGKKYELPQLHALSTYPSWKEAFPNLRCGKKRGFSYYHHGGVPSDHRIDDGFHEYKDQTTSPKRNSLLVTASPSDTWADTHWLRSDVDAFFIKQATLVGADCRECTEVVSAEMGEPIRLTLCKRTSNDDERASQMVSSRWLINASGRFGVLPENLAASIGLRRVDQRLQTSTRSVFAHFRNVGSWTDELRRTNQLGDDEPFDPDDAAQHHLTEDGWMWMLRLDHGVTSVGWTQPSGRDRVDWQRYASLQCMMRDAKFDDATPDWIRVDRVQRMQLPIRKQNYIAMPTAVATIDPLHSTGIAHGLCGVARLVDTLLSEPVRQQDLLASYAETVERELMRIDSLVAMCYRCLRSMSRFEAVSMLYFAAAIHSEEFLASGGNMHSPLWLLGNAEFGHLIDATNRQLDRNTADTDLWNWLRPRLEPFQTAGLLDPAVGGRYRYTGEAKG, encoded by the coding sequence ATGCCTGATTCGTCGACCGAATATGACGTTGCCATCTTGGGAGGTGGTTTTTCCGGAGGCTTGCTGGCTTGGGTTTTAGCCGCTCGAGGCATGCGAGTGTTGCTGGTTGAGCGAGAACGATTTGGTCGCTTTGCCATCGGGGAATCAAGCACGCCGATGGCAGACTTGGTGCTGCGACAGCTTGGGAAAAAGTACGAGTTGCCACAGCTGCACGCTTTGTCGACTTATCCGAGTTGGAAGGAGGCATTTCCCAATTTGCGATGCGGAAAGAAACGCGGGTTCAGTTACTACCATCACGGCGGAGTGCCAAGTGACCATCGCATCGACGATGGGTTTCACGAATACAAAGATCAGACGACCAGTCCCAAACGAAATAGTTTGCTGGTAACGGCAAGTCCCAGTGACACTTGGGCGGACACGCATTGGTTGCGAAGCGATGTCGATGCGTTTTTTATCAAGCAGGCGACCCTCGTGGGTGCGGATTGCCGGGAGTGCACCGAAGTTGTTTCGGCGGAGATGGGTGAGCCCATTCGGCTGACACTTTGCAAACGCACGAGTAATGATGACGAGCGAGCAAGCCAGATGGTCTCGTCCCGATGGTTGATCAACGCCTCGGGACGATTCGGTGTGTTGCCGGAGAACTTGGCCGCTTCCATCGGATTGCGACGAGTCGACCAGCGATTGCAAACGAGTACCCGCAGCGTGTTCGCACACTTTCGCAATGTGGGATCATGGACGGATGAATTGCGACGGACGAACCAACTGGGTGACGACGAACCCTTTGATCCGGATGACGCGGCTCAACACCATTTGACCGAAGATGGGTGGATGTGGATGCTGCGTTTGGATCACGGCGTCACCAGTGTCGGGTGGACTCAGCCCAGTGGTCGCGATCGCGTGGATTGGCAGCGGTATGCAAGTTTGCAATGCATGATGCGCGACGCGAAATTCGACGATGCGACTCCTGATTGGATTCGCGTCGACCGCGTTCAGCGAATGCAGTTGCCGATCAGGAAGCAGAACTACATCGCGATGCCAACCGCGGTGGCGACGATTGATCCACTGCACAGCACCGGGATCGCTCATGGATTGTGTGGTGTCGCTCGTTTGGTGGACACGCTGCTGAGCGAGCCGGTACGCCAGCAGGATCTGTTGGCCAGCTACGCAGAGACCGTCGAACGCGAATTGATGCGGATCGATTCGCTGGTGGCGATGTGTTACCGATGCTTACGCAGCATGTCGCGGTTTGAGGCCGTCTCGATGTTGTACTTTGCCGCCGCAATCCACTCAGAAGAGTTCTTGGCATCCGGCGGTAACATGCACTCGCCGTTGTGGTTGTTGGGGAATGCTGAATTTGGACACCTGATCGATGCCACCAACCGGCAACTGGATCGCAACACTGCCGACACTGATTTGTGGAATTGGTTGCGACCTCGATTGGAACCGTTCCAAACCGCGGGTTTGCTCGATCCGGCGGTCGGTGGACGTTATCGCTACACCGGCGAGGCGAAGGGTTGA